taatttacatataagtttctctgccccttgtgtgcaagttatttttctatcaaatatgtcgacatgcaagataattatgtcaacatgcaacataactatgttgacatgcaagaaattgCAATGAGatatgaattatacaaaatctaaaaaaaatctcaaatatcgcccatctgtgacatccaagatgctagatgctacctttttatgtcgacattcaacttatttatgttaacatgcaagataaatatgctgacatgcaacttatttatatcaacatgcaacttatttatgtcgaaatgcaacttatttatgtcaacatgcaacttacttatgccgacatgcgagatgaatatgtcgacatgcaacttagttatgtttacatgcgagataaatatgttgacatgcaacttttaagttgcatgtcaacataactaagttgcatgttgacataaatatattgcatgtcaacatatttatcttgcatgttaacataactaagttgcatgttgacataaataagttgcatgtcgacataaataagttgcatgttaacataaataagttgcatgttgacatcaaaaggtagcgtatctagcatcttggatgtcacatgttggcgatatttgagattttttataactcttatttgtttgcagttttcttgcatgtcaacatagttatgttgcatgttgacataactatcttgcatgtcaatatatttatcttgcatgtcgacataattaatagaaaaataacttgcacacaaggggcagagatatgccaccataagtTTCTTATATTGTAAAGGAATTCTTTTTGTTAGATATGACTGCAAGGTACAATGGTCAACTAAATATCTATAGATTGTACATTTGGAAGAGGCATTTATGTCAGCTAGTAAAGActgtttaaaataatcaaaaatacgTTGCTTGGCGATCGTTAAAATAATTTCtggcttttcaaaaaattggttTTCCCATAAGTTCATTACCCAATACTTGTTAACATATTCTTGATCTCTGCAGCccagtttttacatttgtttttacctAAAGTTTCATTACACATATTAACATAACATGAATTCAAAATgcaatttcttgatgataaaagtttcatccagtatcttaaaatacgtatttttctgatacatTGCAGAGGCATTCTGCCCAATTCACAATAAATAACTGCATTAGATGTGCCCCTTTTAACATTAAGtatgtttttacaataattaagatGAATTTTTTCTATATCTGGGGCAGAATGAAAGCCCCAGACTTCACAACCGTAGTAAGCAATGCTTCCTACATAAGTGTCAAAAAGGGACAAAAGCGTAGTAAAATTAAGACTCATATTACAACATTTGGTGGCACATTTTGTGAAATAACGTCCTTTTAAGATGTGATTAAGCATTTAATAGTTTGTTAAAGATATAACTGTTTATTATGGTGTTCCCATGGGCAACTTCGACCTTCGCAATTTTGCCTTTAAGGCGAAAATGTGAGATAGCGAGGTTGCGagggcgaaagtgcgaagttgcgaatgCGAAAGAGCGATAGTAAGATATGAAGGTGAGAGTGCAAAGTTGCGAAGCTCCTCCGCTTttgcatcttcgcgcttcgccattgcatcttcgcactttcgccttcgccgtTTTATGTTTATGGAACTCTCTATagtttaaagataatttaagCTTTATAAATTGACATCTGAGGCAGATGACaaactttcaaaaatttattttcagtagCCTGCGCAGATCCATTATTTTCCTTGGAGGGGGCAGGGTTAATTGTATTTGTTGATGGGGAAGGGGGTTCCGTGgcatattttggtatttttacaatgtgaaattaataatattaaatattccaGGGGAATGAGCTCCGTACCCCCTCTTCTTTACTGTGTAgaattataatattgaattttccgggggtcCGGACCGATGCATgaaatgatcatttttttttatcaattaccgaaacaaaaaatgttcatcttaaCGATCTTAAGCTCGTGGAGAGAGTATCATATTTATAGCCTACAATGTGACTTAAGCAGCTGTtcagtatatatttatttctaacGATTGCAGTTTCAAAAAGTGAGAAAAAATGGAAAAGGTAATTTTGAAGATTGGGGGttcgtttggttttttttttttcttcaaaagaaaagtatttttgttttaaaataagcgAGCTGTATTGATAcactaaaatttaaaacagtcatatctctctctctctctctctctctctctctcctctctctctctctctctctctctctctctctctctctctctctctctctctctctctctctctctctctgggtatTTAAATTACACCACACAAAAGGGAATTGCTATATAAATACCTGTAATATGCCGACACTGGTCAACGatataaatgaaatcaattCACACATTTCAGGAACGTTCCACTCTTTTACCTGACCCCAGAACATCCATTTCGTAATCGCTTATGCCAATTCAAGCGACAGGGTTGAATGGGTTTCGAATGTCGGTAACTTACAACgagatttttaaattcttcCACAACGATGATCACTTGTGGTAAGTCACACTTTTGCTATTCTTCTTGGTCTTTGCTGTATCCACGTTTTCATAAAATTGCATAGCCTAACTATGGTCTTAATTTTCTATATCTACGTCCTCATAAATTTGTATAATCTAAGTTAAATTTTGGCATTAATATAGTACTTTCGAATTTACTCTTAACCTCCACCACCCACTCCcgtgttttcaataatttagtgTTCTGTGGCAACTCTGTTTGTACGTGTCTTCGTGTTTCTCCGAATTATACATATGTTTGATGAAGTGGTCAATATCCCGACAAGTTAAATTTATCAATGATTCGTCATTGGTGTGTGGTTTAGAACCATAGCAAAACTTCTATTTCGAAAGACTGTTTACATATCACTTACGGGAATTCTAATCACTGTATAAAAAGTGCTCATCGATTGAGCTTGATTTGAATCAGGCTGTATTGCTCTGGGTATACTCTCTTGTGTATGTTTGAAATTGCGAAATCTTCTCGAGAATCATAACCTaactacttaaaaaaaaaaaactgtttaaagAAAAGGGGCGACTCTttgtttgatttaatgtcatagTTTGCTATACTACTTTTAGTAACCTTGTCCAAACAAACTTGTATTTTTACCAGTCTAATTTGGAgtgaaattttgacaaattctTTTTGAAAACATGTTCGTGAAATTTGACTTACtttgtcaatgttcaaaagaaTTTATAAATGTACAGTAGCATGTACCTTTCCCTTtgcagaaaaatgtttttgtccaagagatattatgaaaacccaaatattataaaatttaacgagctcatgaatacttttaatgtagaaaaactaaacACTTGTCAAGATTTATTaagaaatttattaattttcttccagaaaccaactttaacaacctaCTGTATTGttaacttaaccttttttatcattattactcctactgtacatgtgacatGACAGTTTTTGTGTACATAAGTGTATATACTTATTTTGAagctcaaataccagtgaactggtcttaaGTGAATAAAGAAAGAATACAAGACAACAATTCACTTTAAttataattgcttaattattttattaactgtGTAATCTGGcctttgatttaattgactAACTTATATTGTCGTTTAACTTTATGACATTTATCACTctaattttcattcttttcaatttttgttcatATATTGTGATAAAAATGATTACCGAGACGGAGGAATTATAGGTTTCGGATTGTTCGGGTGTAGTTTTAGTCTTCCCAATAATTCCACATACCGacctaaaatttaaataaaatgccTTTTTTACCATCTAGAGCAGTTTAGTCTTATTGTCGCCGGATAATTTATATAGAAACACCTTATTTTGATCTTAGATCTAagcagtttaaatttttttacagCTTGTTGCACTATTGACTCTCGTCATTAAGACGAGAGTCAATAGTGCAACAAGctgtaaaaaaatttattccaCTTTATTAACCAGATGAAGCccaaaaaagaaagtttttctttcagaataTCGAATAAGAAAGAGTATAATTCAATTCTATATATCTCATTATATAAGAAAGCCTACAATGTTCTTGTAATACTGTCATCAACAACACTTGTACTAGTTCGCACTGAAAATTATGATtggtaaattttcaaaattagaaAACATAGGAATCCATGAGAGTTGGAAGCACAATCAAGGCATCTTGCCTGTTCGTGATTGAGAATTGTTTTACAGTTATTTTACCCTTCCTCTTTTTAAACGCTGCATGGGAAAGAACTGCTTACATTGTAGttttacaggcacgtagcatcagggggggggggggggggctgcagattaagatttttcttaaatttacatacatttttcaaaatgattgaatgaacatggagttgcccccccccccccccccccccacacacacacttttatgggaccatgtaaaaaattgaaaatagggaaatgaacagtgaaattgaagttaaagaaaTACTtgccccgccccccccccccttttaaagattttggaaagtaacgTTTTCCTCCTTTTCATTttacttgtcaagattttttttggatgagtctgcctcccccccccccccccccccccccccccgactttcaaaaacgatgctacgtgcatgTTTTATGCGTAATTCTAATGAACTATTTAGTTCTATTCGTATGTAATTTCATACGATAAAATCAATTGTAGTATTGCCTACATGATTGCCTACATTTCTTTTGTTTGCAGAGAGGGGCGAAGAACAAACAGCGAAATGGGCGCTTAACAAAGCGAATGTACTCCACTGTTTCACGCATCGCAAAAAGTCTCTTATATCTTTAGGCGTGTTCATTATTGTAGTGAATTGCCTTttaatatctgaaaattatCCTTCCTTTTCACTGGTGGTACCAAAGGGCAGCAACCATCACGTATACTACTTTGACCAAAATCATTACGTGAATAAATCGGAGAAGCGCATTTTACTTTGGACTCGATATTTTTATGACGCCAATTGGGAGCGGTCTGTGAAGCGGGTTCTGAATGCTCCATGTTCTCACAAATGTTCCGTCACTACAGATAAGAGCACCATAAGAGAAGCTGACGCCATAGTTTTTCATTTGTTAGACTTATACATTTGGGAGAGGCCACCACAATATCGAGCGCCTCACCAAGTTTGGGTGTTACATAACAACGAACCACCTCCACATCAGTATTATACAGGAAGAAGTCTCGTTTATTCTCGATTCGCTTTTAATTGGACGTTATCTTATAGACGAGATTCCACGATTCATTGCCCGTACGGGCGATCTTGGAGAAAAGCGAAGACAGCCGAGGAGAAACCTCGCTATGAAAATTTTGCAGAAGGTAAAACCAAAATGACGTATGGCGTGATCAGTAATTGTGTGGATGATGCTGGAAGATATTCGTATGTGAAGAGGTTAAGAGAGCATACGCCACTGGATCTTTACGGAAGATGTGGGAATCTTACCTGTCCAAGGAACGGAAGTTGTGAAGCTTTATTGAAACCTTATAGGTTCGCGGTTACTTTTGAAAACAGTAATTGTAAGTATTACACTTCAGAAAAGTTCTGGAATGCTCTCAATAGACGAAATATTCCATTGGTGAATTGGATACCAGAACAGGTTCCATTCGATGCTCCTCCCAAGTCTTACATTAATGTTCATGAATATCAAATGGAAGATTTGgcaaaacttttaaaacgtCTAGCTAACAACGATACCGAGTATAACAGTTATTTTGAATGGAGAAAAAACTACACTGTTATTGCAGATCATTTTGCAGGATTCTGTGATATGTGCAAAGCTTTACACAACGATTCAGTCCCGGCTCAAGTTGTAGATTACAAAAGCTGGTTAGCAGACGATACTTGCCAAGGCTGGACGGTAAGGCTTTgttttttgtgatcggcttcggccgatcacagttgtgtccatatgaggcatccggcaaattgaactatttgcgcacgcattgcgccttgcactattttatttactatgcaatgacaactttatttaaatttctaattaGACGTAGATTACTAAAACGGTAATCTTATCCGTTaaccctgaaaataaaacatttatagtgtttaatacataatgattcaaatcacgttttttttaagaatattagtCGGAAGTATAATTCGCCTACTAAATATAAAGCTCATTCATGCCTTGCCATTTCGGAATTCAATAAAACGGCgccatatatagtttactgCATGTagcgtatacatgtattatataaacaGAGCTGACCAATGATATTTCATGCAGATGGAATACTTGTCTCTCCCTGTCGCTGTTCACTAACAAGGAGGCTGGATTGTcaacaaattacaaatgtaccaTGCAAATCTatctgaaattgaaaatatgacatttttggCCATTAACTatattttaacccaaaaaaatcaaaacattttttagaattttattttgttttaaaaacctgctagtatgctaagtctgcatgtaacttaaacttttatgataaataagatttggaaaaatcattaatttctgTCAgtagaaagatttctcttctaaggattATATATAGCAGTTggatttttgtacaggacgacaataattcaattttgcttatATTAGGGCTTCTTGacggcttttcccacaaaataaggctaacagaaattttaaaatcatgatattttttgtcattttagtagaacataacattttcgtaaaaaaagtTTCTGCATGAAAGTTGCagcttatattgctttaaacatttttcctaaaGCTTTATACAATGCTTTTCATCTTAAGAAGATTAAAATGGTCTCAAAATTGCGGAGACAATTGGAATCCATCTCTCCTATTTCTCCTAACGGCACTTGCATTGTGTCTGGATTTTCAGTTTATAATTGTAACTTTCCATTTGGATATAATTCTTAAATTAACGCAGCTTGATTATAATttgttctgaatatcatttctattcatgattttttttttcttaacagcTTACAAGCATTATCACCAGAAGAATAAAGAATTATTTCGTCTGATGAGAGGAGCTTCATTCCATAATTATATAGAAACACTGAACGATATTTCAATGTAGTACGGGGAACAAAGAGGATGTGTTGTGCAATATGCGGGATTGAAGAGGTGTAAGGAATCTGTTCTATTGGCCTTGTATTTGCATTGCAGAAATGTGTTTGCTTACGTGATATGATACATGATAGTCCAATTCGTGATTCTCCAAACAAATACAGGTGCTTTAAAAATAATCACCTGACAGAACTTTCATTTCAGGCTGTGTGAGGGCATGTTGTAGGAATGAATGGAAGGAAGAATTTGAGTGTGATTCAAGCACGTGtcaaaattatttgtaaaacgGGCCGAGTGCTACAAGAGAATGTTGTCAACACGTTTTGAGTGTGATTCAAGCGTGAGTCGAAGTTATTTGTTGTGAAAATGATCGAGTGAAATCATTCTGCTCCGACAAGAGCAATTGTACTCttcataataaatgaaaatttgtattttgactCGCAATTTTGTAGTTTTTGGGATGAAAAATGAAGTTAAATAAAACATGGTTAAGATAAAGGTATGAATATTTTCATCGAAGAGAATATTTCAAGCTCACAGttttagccaaaatttgataaaatctttttgCCCGTTTTTGTGCCAATTTTAGGTATATTTAACCACCGTAAGTTACAATCGATATTCAGAAATGAGTACTCTTTGTAAAGATAAACTTGACCCGTACCGTTACGCTTTCTGTGAGTTCTTGTGTTAAAGTTGCCTTTACTTCCTCATCAATTTCCTTCTTGATCTCGCTCTTTATTTCTGACACAATTTTGGTTACGATGTCTTTAATATCTGCGTTTTTCACCGTTGACTCTCGGATTTCGGTCAAACTAGCATGTATAAGTTTCAGTTCATTTGACATATCTGTACCTAGGGTAGGTGTTGAAGGCTCGGTGTCTGAGCTGCTCGTCCGTTGCTGTTTTGACGGCCTTTTATCCGACACTAGAGAACTTTTCACGGACGGCGGTGCCGATTGCAAATTTAAACTGAAATGTTGTTGTACCTTTTGTCTGCTACTTTACTGATACGGTCAGCTGGAAGTTTTTCGTTTTTCTTGTCTATCTTATCCTGCTTTTGTTTACCAACCATTTTCCGACAGTTCGGTGAGCGAGAACTCACGGTGATTTTTCACTTCACAAAGGAAACAAAGTCAAAAACTCTACAAATACTCACAGCACGGTCACAGAATTTTATAAAACCATATAGGACACTACTTCTTCttcagtttgaaattttttggaaGCTATTTAACGCTTTTAAgtgacaaaatttaaaaaaattgcggAGCACTCAAATTTCCCTCACTCTACCACCATCACGTGACCGGAAGTTGGgtttaatgtattaaatatcATGTTCGGTGAAGCTCCATTAACATGTCATAACAaagttattaattatattattctATCTATGAAACAATACTTATTTTCTTGTCTGATGTTGCCAACACTAATTGGTTTTCTTGgtcatttaaagataaaatataatgttgaaagaTATGCTGCAATTCAAAGTTCTAAAGTgcataaatttgaaaaacagtGGGATAGTTGGAAAGAAATATTTGACTAATAACTTTTCTCTTTGTCtcttatttgttttatgttttgttttttctttcttgtgtATTATGAActttacaacaatttttttccttttccttacttttttttttgttgttatttgttattacttttttttcaagcaaGTAACCACTGCTTAGCgcaattaaaaaaagtttattatttaaaatatgatggCGAGTGTGTGAGTTGGTGTGTTTGTGTGTAGTTTTTGAGGGTTTAATTGTGTGTATGcttgtatttcaaaaaataaataaattattttaaaaaaaaaaaatggccaaccgtttgtttacaaatgtctaatgaaattaaacaagttttaatgagacatatgaaaaaaaaaaaacagataaacTTGACCCTCGCTTttcattacaaataattaacTTTACAGAATAATCATATCTTACATAAAATAAACCACAACCAACAAGATAAATTGTTTGCGTTAAAAATAACTTCATAAACCGAAACGGTTCGCTTTGAATGAATATTTTCCAATAAAGTTTACAtaagtaaaaagaaaagcacacacaaacaaaacaaaacacccctcgaaatttgtttataaaacaaagaatcCGTATACTATGTTTCTCGTTTATAACACATCTAAggaattcaaattttgatgaagcttttttaaaaaaatgccaatatttaccaATCTtgacaataaaatgaaaaaagtgaatattttcataatattttttcacttcattgtcaagattttaaaaatttcaaatattaatacaatacaatcaaaacatgctttttaattataagtacatgtatcatctaattaatttgtttttgtccTTTCACAGTTACGTATACACTATATTATGAATGTATACCCTCTGTCCAGGTAATGCACACATGCGACCTTTTATTAGTTACCTTAAAATAATGATGAACTCTAATGCGTATGAATTGTTAGTATATTATCATAGGTTCCTTATctactgaaaattaaacaaaacactAGGTAAAAAATACTTATCttagctataaaaaaaaatcatacctagaaaaaacaatattcccAAAATCACGGATTTCCTAATCCATGGGGTAAGGGGTGTCAAagaagggggtgggggggtccgaggcatatttgcgataattttactatgtaaatttaataaattttcattttccggggtggggggggggtgagtcGAACCCCCCTcgtctagatccgcgcatggaaaTTCAACGTCTGAATAATTGAAATGAATGACAAAGCAAAAATGTGGTATCTTggcaaaaaatgatttaatttatacaGATTCAAACGGTATCAGATATTCTGGGACACCCTGAATGATCGACATGAATGATGGACAAATAATTGTGCTGCCACGTTAAATCAGTAGAATCAGTACTGACCAGTAGTAAGGTAGTAAATCAGCAGAATTAGGTCTTTTCCACTTCAATGTGAAATGCACAATGTTACATGAAAATAAGCgctgtacatttttaaatacttgaAAGCGTGTGATCTACGCAATCATTTCCAATTAGATTcattattttaagtttaaaatagcGATGCTCATGGAAACCGCATATTGAAGATTTTATAATGTTTGCCAAATATAATCAAAGATCAGTCAaaggtaaaaacaaaaaaaaaatatagacggaaaaccccatatgaatcacgTTGTGTGATATTTACAGATAGAAGTAACGCCACCCAACTCTAAAACactattaaactctggcgtaggaatacatacgacaacaaaaaatatttaaattgtttaatttgtgccatttaaaatctgattattttcaaggtacagtatttataaaaaggttttcttgaaaacaatgcttctgaatacatcgaatttatcgattatttttaaatatttaaaaactaagTCTTTttagcggtgatgatttgtgcttagacttaaacactgtttcacttccggtttgccagagtaactgcataagagagttgattaaaaccATCTCCATAAACATATACGTCTCGAGTGATTACAGTCCATGTAAGACCCGAGGTGTTCCGGGGGGGATTCAAAGCACATATAACTTCAATACGTCTCTTAAAAGGAAGAAATGTATTCCTTTTTTGCGAAAATTTATCTCTCAGCCCTAAATGTTTATCATCTataatcataataaaaattCTTGCCAAGTATCTTTTTCAAAGAAGATATAATCGTCTAGAGCCACGGTCTAAGTACAGTCCGCATGGCTTTCTTCCACCCGATCAAACGGGAGAGGGtcgtacatatatatacatgtatattgaccaTGGTTTGCAACAAATAAATAGAAACTTTACATGAAGATTAATCTTTTTCGACAACACACAGCTTAGCGggtgattttataaaaaaaattctacgtATTTCACTGAACATGTAAAATGTGTTGATAGTATTTTGCCTCGCCTTTGTTATTCAATATCATCATAAATAATACAGCTGTCATGTGAATGCAACCACACCATTTCAGGagaaatatataggaatatCAATTTCACAGGTAAATAtgtaacaaacaaaacaaaatgcgcaaaatatgtaaaatgtacGAAATGTTAACACCACGACTACATATGAAATACTATACCCTGGGCTGTTTATGCCCTTGCTTAGTTACACCACAGATAATTAATATCTAGGTTCAATATTAAAGTACTAAGAAAGATAACTTCTGTTTCAGCCATATCATTCAAACCTGGTCGCTTGGTAAGATGATATTTACCagttgttatacatgtaatcaatcaCCAATCTGTGTATAAATGGCAATGAGATTTTTGTGGTAATTAAGAAATCTAACCCTTGTTACCACTTACAGtgaatagaaattttaaaattttattattttcattctaTTAaatattagagaggtttagcaaaccaacgtgtacatgtagaaaggaaaatatgtgcattacGTAATCATTTTGTGTAATGACGATTTCCTACACGTACACGTGTACCGGAATGAACATACGTGTTAATTGCAAAGTACCCGTAAggttagctgcagaactgtacctctccgggaaaaaaaatattgatagaccggagagctacagggccaccctttgaaaaacttgtatatttattgcgcagaaaaacgtgcgctagttttcgactaatttaccttatttatacgcaaattctgtgaaaacaattagtacgattaaattcttcatgcaatttactactgatatcgtcttttcacttgcctcggatagtcctttaaacaccatcaccagtcccgtaaatccatgtggtgcactttgtttacatgtaaaaatggcgactctcgatctcgatgtaaattcaacatacttgattttccgaggtcggtagcgtgtttcggagaaagtctgaggcaaataaagaggcgatatcagtagtaaattgcatgaagaatttaatggtacaaattgttttcacagaatttccatataaataaggttaatcagtccaaaactataGCGCAAGTATTTGTGCGCACCgggtggcactgtagctccctgGTCGTCCATCctattttttcagaccgggagctacagacctgcagctagtacAATACATGTCATCTTAAAGTGGTATGAGACACCTCCATATCATATTGtgactatttattttttgaattgtaatacatgtaatataatcattttttcCCCGCGC
This genomic window from Magallana gigas chromosome 5, xbMagGiga1.1, whole genome shotgun sequence contains:
- the LOC136269457 gene encoding glycoprotein 3-alpha-L-fucosyltransferase A-like, with translation MITCERGEEQTAKWALNKANVLHCFTHRKKSLISLGVFIIVVNCLLISENYPSFSLVVPKGSNHHVYYFDQNHYVNKSEKRILLWTRYFYDANWERSVKRVLNAPCSHKCSVTTDKSTIREADAIVFHLLDLYIWERPPQYRAPHQVWVLHNNEPPPHQYYTGRSLVYSRFAFNWTLSYRRDSTIHCPYGRSWRKAKTAEEKPRYENFAEGKTKMTYGVISNCVDDAGRYSYVKRLREHTPLDLYGRCGNLTCPRNGSCEALLKPYRFAVTFENSNCKYYTSEKFWNALNRRNIPLVNWIPEQVPFDAPPKSYINVHEYQMEDLAKLLKRLANNDTEYNSYFEWRKNYTVIADHFAGFCDMCKALHNDSVPAQVVDYKSWLADDTCQGWTLTSIITRRIKNYFV